CAACGAGCCCCTGTTTCGAGGGCTCGCGATCCATCCGCATTGGGACTGGACGACCCCTTATCCGGTCATTCGGATCAGCTTCGGCGGGGGTGTGGTACGCGATCGCGCCGAGCTCGATCGGCGCATCCTGGATCTCTTGTCCCGTAATCAACGCGCGCTCGGTCTCGTCTGTCGGGACACGACGGACATCGTGGGTTGTTTTGCCGAGTTGCTCGCGCTGGCCCATGCCGCCACCGGCCAACGGGCAGTGGTGCTGGTGGATGAATACGACAAGCCGATCCTCGACAACCTGAGCGACGCGAAGACCGCGCGGGAGCTCCGCGACGGACTGCGGAATCTCTATTCGGTCATCAAGGACAACGACGCCCACATCCGTTTTGCGTTTCTTGTCGGCGTGAGCAAGTTCAGCAAGGTCAGCATCTTTTCGGGACTCAACAGTCTGAAGGACATCACGGTCGATGTCCGTTACTCGGCGCTCTGCGGTTATACCGAGGCCGATGTCGACAGCGTCTTCGCCCCCGAGCTTGCGGGCCTGGAGCGCGAGCAGATCCGGCTCTGGTACAACGGCTACAACTGGACCGGCGAGGCAGTCTACAACCCCTTCGATCTCCTCTTGTTGTTCGATGCACGCGAGTTCCGCACCTGGTGGTTCGAGACGGGGACGCCGACCTTTCTGGTGGATCTGCTCACCGCACGCGGTTTCTTTACGCCAGATCTGGCCGGACTGCATGCCTCCGAGGCATTGATCTCGACCTTCGACGTGCACAACATGCCCTCGGAGGCATTGCTCTGGCAAAGCGGCTATCTGACCTTCACCGGCTCCCGGCGCCTCGGCGCGCGGCTCGAATATGCCCTGGGCTATCCCAATCTGGAGGTCGAAATCGCGCTGAACGATGCGCTCCTGAAAGGGCTGATAGGCGACCCCATGCAGGCCGATCGGGCCGTGAGCCGGCTCTACGACGTGCTCGTCGCCGGTGACTTCACGGCATTGCGCGCGCATCTCGAAAGCCTCTTCGCGGCCATCCCCTATCCCTGGCACACCGGCAATCCGATCG
The sequence above is drawn from the Thiocapsa rosea genome and encodes:
- a CDS encoding ATP-binding protein — protein: MHRRKLPIGIQTFAKIREDDFYYVDKTGFIRQLVDEGSQYFLSRPRRFGKSLLIDTLAELFACNEPLFRGLAIHPHWDWTTPYPVIRISFGGGVVRDRAELDRRILDLLSRNQRALGLVCRDTTDIVGCFAELLALAHAATGQRAVVLVDEYDKPILDNLSDAKTARELRDGLRNLYSVIKDNDAHIRFAFLVGVSKFSKVSIFSGLNSLKDITVDVRYSALCGYTEADVDSVFAPELAGLEREQIRLWYNGYNWTGEAVYNPFDLLLLFDAREFRTWWFETGTPTFLVDLLTARGFFTPDLAGLHASEALISTFDVHNMPSEALLWQSGYLTFTGSRRLGARLEYALGYPNLEVEIALNDALLKGLIGDPMQADRAVSRLYDVLVAGDFTALRAHLESLFAAIPYPWHTGNPIARFEGYYASVFYSHLAALGLDLTPEETSNQGRIDLTLKFNACIWLFEFKVVELAPEGRALQQIKDRGYADKYRALGQPIHQIGIEFSRERRALVGFEVETL